Proteins co-encoded in one Setaria viridis chromosome 9, Setaria_viridis_v4.0, whole genome shotgun sequence genomic window:
- the LOC117838450 gene encoding factor of DNA methylation 2: protein MRRQGRRVQLVGRGWGEGSGGWSPAPEWRPATGGGRARVSEGASHPLRGYLFKSCKKVNPLIANYVCQIEEKNKHIRKLERKKDQKAMELRRVMEEKDRLVQEHNHRITQMQQVACKKVSRTIEDNHRLDEELKTWQRDIDNRRKELEDLASKSNIVDKAKLEEDLEKNAKENESLNSAIQKQMEANKELFCLLQKQELQEGTNDALRVLKCLQKQLNAKHELELEKVRLKGELEVRKHMVAEEDTKLQQDLDKMHEDLEEINEEIAYANDFNQTFIVREEMASEELEDAKKEMIRALEQRSGKSGTRSNMNFGVKRMGELDQKAFRAACRNRIAEDDFDVEFTLIFSKWEDEIRQTKWYIDADGKKKVKFHLLGTLDIICCSSLLVLQIVVSRIGMIYCMSVFCSP from the exons ATGCGGCGCCAGGGTAGAAGGGTTCAGCTAGTGGGGAGAGGGTGGGGGGAGGGGAGCGGTGggtggtcgccggcgccggagtggCGGCCGGCGACCGGAGGTGGGCGAGCGCGGGTGAGCGAGGGTGCGAGCCATCCCCTGAGAGGTTACTTGTTCAAATCATGCAAAAAGGTCAATCCACTCATAGCTAATTATGTTTGCCAGATCGAGGAGAAGAACAAACATATCCGGAAACTGGAGCGGAAGAAAGATCAAAAGGCCATGGAACTTCGTAGGGTGATGGAGGAGAAAGATCGATTAGTTCAAGAGCACAATCATA GGATAACACAGATGCAGCAAGTTGCTTGTAAAAAAGTGAGCAGAACTATCGAGGACAATCATAGGTTGGATGAAGAACTGAAGACCTGGCAACGAGACATTGACAATAGACGTAAAGAACTTGAAGACTTGGCATCCAAAAGCAATATTGTGGATAAAGCAAAGCTCGAAGAAGACTTAGAAAAG AATGCAAAGGAGAACGAGAGTCTTAATTCAGCAATCCAGAAGCAGATGGAGGCAAATAAGGAACTTTTCTGTCTCCTTCAGAAACAAGAATTGCAGGAAGGCACAAATGATGCTTTGAGGGTGTTAAAATGTCTGCAAAAGCAATTGAACGCCAAACATGAACTTGAACTAGAAAAAGTACGGTTGAAGGGGGAGCTAGAGGTAAGGAAGCACATGGTAGCTGAAGAAGATACAAAATTGCAGCAGGATCTTGATAAGATGCATGAAGATCTGGAAGAGATAAATGAGGAAATAGCGTACGCTAATGATTTTAACCAGACCTTTATTGTTAGGGAAGAAATGGCTAGTGAAGAGCTGGAAGATGCCAAGAAAGAGATGATAAGG GCCTTGGAACAAAGGTCAGGAAAGTCAGGCACTCGATCCAATATGAATTTTGGTGTCAAAAGGATGGGCGAGCTTGATCAGAAAGCCTTTCGTGCTGCATGCAGAAACAGAATAGCAGAAGATGACTTTGATGTGGAGTTCACACTTATATTTTCAAAATGGGAGGACGAGATTAGACAGACAAAATGGTATATTGATGCTGATGGCAAAAAGAAGGTAAAGTTTCATTTACTTGGTACGCTTGATATTATCTGCTGCTCCAGCCTTCTAGTTTTACAGATAGTTGTCTCTCGTATTGGCATGATTTATTGCATGTCTGTGTTCTGTTCCCCCTAG
- the LOC117839511 gene encoding factor of DNA methylation 1 isoform X1: MEHSSSEDSDISDSDIVEHKEKIYAQLRAGKLKVKYGESAFRCPFCPGKKKQDYNLKDLLQHATGIGAAPKRSAKVKATHLGLAMFLEKDTASSLEKPLQIVVCKPKATKGEEEVFVWPWMGIVVNLHYELKGEAFSRESEERLRAQLSRFRPLQVTILGHDKDQAFCAIVKFAKDWGGLKDALAFEKHFVLEQYGKTDWNKINCRKDDIYGWLARSDDYNTLGPIGQHLREHGDLKSVGDLEREGTQKIDMRVAHYARQIEVTNKHMSELELKNNQNAMKLNRMMEEKDRLVEEHNEKIRKMQKAACRSSRKIIDENIRLYGELETKKKEIDRKGKQLEKLATKSNTDREKLEAAKEENAKENMLLNLATQKKKEEDEKLMRLVKKHEQEKEDALKKLCNLQMQLASKQKLELEIEQLKGNLEVMKHMVDEDKNLKEKLDKLLETLEEKNDEMENIDSLNQTLIIKERRTNDELEEAKKELTSGLQKMSAVRSLIGVKRMGELDHKAFVAACKEKITDAKELALVCSKWKDEIRQPDWHPFKVIDVDGVAKEIIKEDDEKLQALKAELGEKAHDVVVRALREINEYNPSGRYPLPELWNFKDDRKAPMGEVAAYIVKQWKTNKRKNTYT, from the exons ATGGAACATAGCTCTTCAGAAGATTCAGACATTAGCGATTCGGATATTGTTGAACACAAGGAGAAGATCTATGCCCAACTGCGAGCCGGAAaattgaaagtaaagtatggcGAGAGTGCCTTTCGGTGCCCTTTCTGCCCTgggaagaagaagcaggactATAACCTGAAGGATCTACTACAGCATGCCACAGGAATAGGAGCTGCTCCTAAGCGCAGTGCCAAGGTGAAGGCAACACACCTAGGGCTTGCTATGTTCTTAGAGAAGGATACAGCCAGCTCGTTGGAGAAACCATTGCAAATTGTGGTCTGCAAGCCAAAAGCGACAAAGGGTGAAGAAGAGGTTTTTGTATGGCCATGGATGGGCATTGTGGTTAACTTACACTATGAGTTGAAGGGTGAAGCATTTTCAAGGGAAAGTGAAGAAAGGCTAAGAGCACAGCTGTCACGGTTCAGACCACTCCAAGTCACAATTCTTGGGCATGACAAGGACCAGGCATTTTGTGCCATTGTCAAGTTTGCTAAGGACTGGGGTGGATTAAAGGATGCATTGGCTTTTGAAAAGCATTTCGTACTCGAGCAGTATGGCAAGACAGATTGGAACAAAATAAATTGCAGAAAGGACGATATttatggatggcttgcaagATCTGATGATTATAACACTCTGGGGCCAATTGGGCAGCATCTAAGAGAACATGGAGATCTTAAAAGTGTTGGTGACCTGGAACGTGAGGGGACCCAAAAAATTGACATGCGTGTAGCTCATTATGCTCGCCAAATCGAGGTAACAAACAAGCACATGAGTGAATTGGAGCTGAAGAACAATCAAAATGCCATGAAACTTAATAGGATGATGGAAGAGAAAGATCGATTGGTTGAAGAGCACAATGAAA AGATAAGAAAGATGCAGAAAGCTGCTTGCCGAAGTTCTAGGAAAATAATTGACGAAAATATTAGATTGTATGGAGAACTGGAgactaagaaaaaggaaattgaCAGGAAAGGTAAGCAACTTGAAAAATTGGCCACGAAAAGCAATACTGACAGAGAAAAGCTTGAAGCGGCAAAAGAAGAG AATGCAAAGGAGAACATGCTTCTTAATTTAGCAactcaaaagaaaaaggaagaagatgagaagCTCATGCGACTTGTTAAGAAACATGAG CAAGAGAAAGAAGATGCTTTGAAGAAGCTATGTAATTTACAAATGCAGTTGGCTTCCAAACAAAAACTTGAACTGGAAATAGAACAGTTGAAGGGGAATTTAGAGGTGATGAAGCATATGGTGGACGAAGATAAGAATTTGAAGGAGAAGCTCGATAAGTTGCTTGAAACACTAGAAGAGAAAAATGACGAAATGGAGAATATTGATTCTCTTAATCAGACCCTTATTATTAAGGAACGAAGAACCAATGATGAGTTGGAAGAAGCTAAGAAAGAACTGACAAGT GGCCTACAAAAGATGTCTGCAGTTCGATCCCTTATCGGTGTCAAAAGAATGGGTGAGCTCGACCACAAAGCTTTCGTTGCTGCTTGCAAAGAGAAAATAACAGATGCAAAGGAGTTGGCACTTGTGTGCTCAAAATGGAAGGATGAGATCAGGCAACCAGATTGGCATCCTTTCAAAGTCATCGATGTTGATGGAGTTGCAAAG GAAATAATTAAGGAGGATGACGAGAAGCTGCAAGCTTTGAAGGCTGAACTGGGTGAGAAGGCACACGATGTTGTTGTGAGGGCTCTCCGTGAGATTAACGAATACAATCCCAGCGGTAGGTACCCCTTGCCCGAGCTGTGGAACTTCAAGGACGACAGGAAGGCACCAATGGGCGAGGTAGCAGCGTACATAGTGAAGCAGTGGAAGACGAACAAGAGGAAGAACACCTACACCTGA
- the LOC117839511 gene encoding protein INVOLVED IN DE NOVO 2 isoform X2, protein MEHSSSEDSDISDSDIVEHKEKIYAQLRAGKLKVKYGESAFRCPFCPGKKKQDYNLKDLLQHATGIGAAPKRSAKVKATHLGLAMFLEKDTASSLEKPLQIVVCKPKATKGEEEVFVWPWMGIVVNLHYELKGEAFSRESEERLRAQLSRFRPLQVTILGHDKDQAFCAIVKFAKDWGGLKDALAFEKHFVLEQYGKTDWNKINCRKDDIYGWLARSDDYNTLGPIGQHLREHGDLKSVGDLEREGTQKIDMRVAHYARQIEVTNKHMSELELKNNQNAMKLNRMMEEKDRLVEEHNEKIRKMQKAACRSSRKIIDENIRLYGELETKKKEIDRKGKQLEKLATKSNTDREKLEAAKEENAKENMLLNLATQKKKEEDEKLMRLVKKHEQEKEDALKKLCNLQMQLASKQKLELEIEQLKGNLEVMKHMVDEDKNLKEKLDKLLETLEEKNDEMENIDSLNQTLIIKERRTNDELEEAKKELTSVCIRSAYKRCLQFDPLSVSKEWVSSTTKLSLLLAKRK, encoded by the exons ATGGAACATAGCTCTTCAGAAGATTCAGACATTAGCGATTCGGATATTGTTGAACACAAGGAGAAGATCTATGCCCAACTGCGAGCCGGAAaattgaaagtaaagtatggcGAGAGTGCCTTTCGGTGCCCTTTCTGCCCTgggaagaagaagcaggactATAACCTGAAGGATCTACTACAGCATGCCACAGGAATAGGAGCTGCTCCTAAGCGCAGTGCCAAGGTGAAGGCAACACACCTAGGGCTTGCTATGTTCTTAGAGAAGGATACAGCCAGCTCGTTGGAGAAACCATTGCAAATTGTGGTCTGCAAGCCAAAAGCGACAAAGGGTGAAGAAGAGGTTTTTGTATGGCCATGGATGGGCATTGTGGTTAACTTACACTATGAGTTGAAGGGTGAAGCATTTTCAAGGGAAAGTGAAGAAAGGCTAAGAGCACAGCTGTCACGGTTCAGACCACTCCAAGTCACAATTCTTGGGCATGACAAGGACCAGGCATTTTGTGCCATTGTCAAGTTTGCTAAGGACTGGGGTGGATTAAAGGATGCATTGGCTTTTGAAAAGCATTTCGTACTCGAGCAGTATGGCAAGACAGATTGGAACAAAATAAATTGCAGAAAGGACGATATttatggatggcttgcaagATCTGATGATTATAACACTCTGGGGCCAATTGGGCAGCATCTAAGAGAACATGGAGATCTTAAAAGTGTTGGTGACCTGGAACGTGAGGGGACCCAAAAAATTGACATGCGTGTAGCTCATTATGCTCGCCAAATCGAGGTAACAAACAAGCACATGAGTGAATTGGAGCTGAAGAACAATCAAAATGCCATGAAACTTAATAGGATGATGGAAGAGAAAGATCGATTGGTTGAAGAGCACAATGAAA AGATAAGAAAGATGCAGAAAGCTGCTTGCCGAAGTTCTAGGAAAATAATTGACGAAAATATTAGATTGTATGGAGAACTGGAgactaagaaaaaggaaattgaCAGGAAAGGTAAGCAACTTGAAAAATTGGCCACGAAAAGCAATACTGACAGAGAAAAGCTTGAAGCGGCAAAAGAAGAG AATGCAAAGGAGAACATGCTTCTTAATTTAGCAactcaaaagaaaaaggaagaagatgagaagCTCATGCGACTTGTTAAGAAACATGAG CAAGAGAAAGAAGATGCTTTGAAGAAGCTATGTAATTTACAAATGCAGTTGGCTTCCAAACAAAAACTTGAACTGGAAATAGAACAGTTGAAGGGGAATTTAGAGGTGATGAAGCATATGGTGGACGAAGATAAGAATTTGAAGGAGAAGCTCGATAAGTTGCTTGAAACACTAGAAGAGAAAAATGACGAAATGGAGAATATTGATTCTCTTAATCAGACCCTTATTATTAAGGAACGAAGAACCAATGATGAGTTGGAAGAAGCTAAGAAAGAACTGACAAGTGTATGTATAAGATC GGCCTACAAAAGATGTCTGCAGTTCGATCCCTTATCGGTGTCAAAAGAATGGGTGAGCTCGACCACAAAGCTTTCGTTGCTGCTTGCAAAGAGAAAATAA
- the LOC117838451 gene encoding uncharacterized protein → MAAPSPSSAEVAPPLEAPAAAADKEDEWDADGYVIPNLLTQDNDVTEPSIPEAKDPEPLQAKDEKIYLGPHGAPPSQVKQQELNNVGRKQRFRNKLKEADRKFTGHAQENKVESLRELMGARASGTSMPRSSPRDWLDPHCHESEFDRKPTR, encoded by the exons ATGGCGGCCCCTTCCCCCTCGTCTGCGGAGGTCGCCCCACCTCTTgaggcacccgccgccgccgccgacaaggAAGACGAGTGGG ATGCGGACGGATATGTTATTCCTAATTTGCTCACTCAAGATAATGATGTGACTGAGCCTAGTATCCCTGAAGCAAAAGATCCTGAACCTCTACAG GCAAAAGATGAGAAGATATACTTGGGACCTCATGGGGCTCCGCCATCTCAAGTAAAGCAGCAGGAGCTGAACAACGTTGGCCGTAAGCAGCGGTTCAGGAACAAGCTAAAGGAAGCAGATAGGAAATTCACTGGCCATGCTCAGGAGAACAAGGTGGAGAGCCTCAGGGAGTTGATGGGCGCTAGAGCAAGTGGTACCAGCATGCCAAGGAGCTCTCCTCGTGATTGGCTGGATCCACACTGCCATGAATCTGAATTTGATAGAAAACCAACTCGGTGA
- the LOC117838452 gene encoding acyl carrier protein 3, mitochondrial: MQAVRTLVLRHLRLRAPPSVAARAGGAGPPAVSQRWLARGMSTPVDQDGGCISGSESAVRARVVDLVRKFDKIDADKVTETADFQKDLSLDSLDRVELVMAFEQEFSIEIPDDKADKLTCCADVAKYIISESQSSNKNAGSS; the protein is encoded by the exons ATGCAAGCGGTCCGTACCCTCGTGCTGCGGCACCTGCGGCTCCGTGCGCCGCCCTCCGTCGCTGCCCGTGCTGGCGGCGCGGGGCCCCCGGCGGTGTCGCAGCGCTGGCTCGCTCGGGGGATGAGCACGCCGGTGGACCAGGACGGCGGCTGTATCTCCGGCTCCGAGAGCGCCGTCAGGGCGCGCGTCGTCGACCTGGTCAGGAAGTTCGACAAGATCGACGCCGACAAG GTGACCGAGACAGCAGATTTCCAGAAGGACCTGAGCTTGGACAGTTTAGACCGTGTGGAACTTGTTATGGCTTTTGAGCAAGAATTCTCCATCGAGATTCCTGATGACAAGGCTGACAAGCTTACCTGCTGTGCTGATGTTGCAAAATATATCATATCGGAATCTCAGTCCAGTAATAAAAATGCTGGTAGCTCCTGA
- the LOC117836747 gene encoding zealexin A1 synthase: protein MEATSLPLLGLLLVLSLFLIKLVARSYAPAWSRPGKPPPPRLRLPPGPWQLPLIGSLHHLLLSRHGDLAHRALRDLSRRYGDLMLLRLGAVPTLVVSSAEAAREVMRTHDAAFASRHVTPTLAVLSVGGRDILFSPYGDLWRQLRRICVLELFSPRRVRSFRRIREEEAASLLRSVADSCASAAQGDAGGTVVDIGERICRAMNDTVVRSAVGGRCARRDEFLRELQTAVVLTGGFNLADLYPSSRLVRRLSHALRETERCNRTVRDIMDEIIRDQSAGGGREEEEDDDDNLLAVLLRLQRDGDAQCPLTTEIITTVIMEIFAAGSETSSTTLEWALSELTRNPRVMHRAQSEVREAFKGQYKLTEADMEKLNYLAMVIKETLRLHVPVPFLLPRECREEPCRVMDYDIPKGTKVLVNAWAIARDGRYWQDPEEFMPERFEGSDVDFRGADFEFTPFGAGRRMCPGMALGLVNMELALAGLLYHFDWELPGEGGGGEELDGDMCEAFGITVKRKDKLVLRATPRIPCAY from the exons ATGGAGGCGACGTCGCTGCCGCTGCTTGGCCTGCTGCTCGTTCTATCCCTCTTCCTCATCAAGCTCGTCGCCAGGAGCTACGCCCCGGCGTGGTCACGGCccgggaagccgccgccgccgcgcctgcgcctgccTCCGGGGCCATGGCAGCTGCCGCTCATCGgcagcctccaccacctcctcctgtCCCGCCACGGCGACCTCGCGCACCGGGCGCTGCGCGACCTGTCCCGGCGGTACGGCGACCTCATGCtgctccgcctcggcgccgtgCCGACGCTGGTGGTGTCCTCGGCGGAGGCGGCCAGGGAGGTGATGAGGACCCACGACGCCGCGTTCGCGAGCCGGCACGTGACGCCGACGCTGGCCGTGCTCAGCGTCGGGGGCCGCGACATCCTCTTCTCCCCCTACGGCGACCTGTGGCGCCAGCTCCGGCGGATCTGCGTGCTCGAGCTCttctccccgcgccgcgtccggtCCTTCCGCCGCATCagagaggaggaggccgcgagCCTCCTCCGCTCCGTCGCCGACTcctgcgcctccgccgcccaggGTGACGCGGGCGGCACGGTGGTCGACATCGGCGAGAGGATCTGCCGCGCGATGAACGACACCGTGGTGCGGTCGGCCGTCGGCGGCCGGTGCGCGCGGCGCGACGAGTTCCTGCGCGAGCTCCAAACGGCCGTGGTGCTCACCGGCGGCTTCAACCTGGCCGACCTGTACCCGTCGTCGCGGCTGGTGCGCCGGCTCAGCCACGCGCTGCGGGAGACCGAACGGTGCAACCGGACCGTGCGCGACATCATGGACGAGATCATCCGCGATCAgtccgccggcggcggacgcgaggaggaggaggacgacgacgacaacctGCTGGCCGTGCTGCTGAGGCTGCAGAGGGACGGCGATGCGCAATGCCCGCTTACCACAGAGATCATCACCACCGTCATCATG GAAATTTTTGCAGCAGGGAGCGAGACCTCATCAACAACACTAGAATGGGCATTGTCAGAGCTGACGAGGAACCCAAGGGTGATGCACAGGGCTCAATCTGAGGTTCGAGAGGCCTTCAAAGGCCAATACAAGCTAACCGAGGCGGACATGGAGAAGCTCAACTACCTCGCTATGGTGATCAAGGAGACGCTGCGCCTCCACGTCCCAGTCCCATTCCTGCTCCCGCGGGAGTGCCGGGAGGAGCCCTGCCGCGTCATGGACTACGACATCCCCAAAGGAACCAAGGTGCTCGTGAACGCATGGGCGATCGCCAGGGACGGCCGGTACTGGCAGGATCCGGAGGAGTTCATGCCGGAGCGGTTCGAGGGGTCTGACGTGGATTTTAGAGGCGCCGACTTCGAGTTCACCCccttcggcgccggccggcggatGTGCCCCGGCATGGCACTCGGGCtcgtgaacatggagctggcgctCGCGGGGCTCCTCTACCACTTCGACTGGGAGCTTccgggggaaggaggaggaggagaggagcttGATGGCGACATGTGTGAGGCGTTTGGGATCACGGTGAAGAGGAAGGACAAGCTCGTGCTGCGCGCCACGCCACGGATTCCGTGCGCGTACTAG
- the LOC117838453 gene encoding uncharacterized protein isoform X2, translating to MRPESSFLFHTSPAMAKVAPSLLAVGSGASFTALPSPRKGASFFRDRVVSRRARISAKLGGDGELKPQGKKKFITREEEPEQYWQTAGEREGENPMKTPLPYIIIFGMSTPFVILAIAFANGWIKVPVR from the exons ATGAGGCCGGAGAGTTCTTTCCTCTTCCACACCAGCCCAGCCATGGCCAAGGTAGCTCCCTCCCTCCTTGCCGTCGGCAGCGGCGCTTCCTTCACCGCGCTGCCATCGCCCAGGAAAGGTGCCAGTTTTTTCCGCGATCGCGTCGTCAGCAGGCGTGCCAGGATTTCAGCTAAGCTCG GTGGAGATGGGGAGCTGAAGCCTCAAGGCAAGAAGAAGTTCATCACCAGGGAAGAGGAACCAGAACA GTACTGGCAGACTGcaggggagagggagggtgaGAACCCCATGAAGACGCCCCTGCCCTACATCATCATCTTCGGCATGTCCACCCCCTTCGTCATCCTCGCCATCGCCTTTGCCAATGGATGGATCAAGGTCCCCGTACGATGA
- the LOC117838453 gene encoding uncharacterized protein isoform X1 → MRPESSFLFHTSPAMAKVAPSLLAVGSGASFTALPSPRKGASFFRDRVVSRRARISAKLAGGDGELKPQGKKKFITREEEPEQYWQTAGEREGENPMKTPLPYIIIFGMSTPFVILAIAFANGWIKVPVR, encoded by the exons ATGAGGCCGGAGAGTTCTTTCCTCTTCCACACCAGCCCAGCCATGGCCAAGGTAGCTCCCTCCCTCCTTGCCGTCGGCAGCGGCGCTTCCTTCACCGCGCTGCCATCGCCCAGGAAAGGTGCCAGTTTTTTCCGCGATCGCGTCGTCAGCAGGCGTGCCAGGATTTCAGCTAAGCTCG CAGGTGGAGATGGGGAGCTGAAGCCTCAAGGCAAGAAGAAGTTCATCACCAGGGAAGAGGAACCAGAACA GTACTGGCAGACTGcaggggagagggagggtgaGAACCCCATGAAGACGCCCCTGCCCTACATCATCATCTTCGGCATGTCCACCCCCTTCGTCATCCTCGCCATCGCCTTTGCCAATGGATGGATCAAGGTCCCCGTACGATGA
- the LOC117836344 gene encoding zealexin A1 synthase produces the protein MDIKIPFLAFFFLVLLHKLIRSYIAPPSRSTKPPALRLPPGPWQLPLIGSLHHLLLSRFRDLPHRALLEMSGTFGPLMLLRFGAVPTLVVSSAEAAREVMKTHDLAFCSRHLSATIGIISCGGKDIIFSNYNERWRELRKLCMLELFSQRRVLSFRPVREEEVANLLRSVSGECGGGPVNLSEGICHSINDIAVRTAIGNRCKYQDEYLHELDEAVRLTGGFNLADLYPSSRLVRRFSAAARDMERCQKNMYRIIECIIQERKGSSTPEREDDLLGVLLRLQREGGLQFDLTNEIVSTVIFDIFSAGSETSSTVLVWAMAELVKNPRVMHKAQAELRETFKGQDKLTEGDMVKLRYLHLVIKETLRLHAPVPLLLPRECRQTCQVMGYDIPKGTKVFVNVWAIARDSKLWQDGDEFRPERFDGSSIDFKGTHFEYTPFGAGRRICPGITLGLANTELLLASLLYHFDWELPDGVKMEELDMAEAFGITLRKKSRLWLKAKPHINVISN, from the exons ATGGACATCAAGATCCCGTTTcttgccttcttcttcctcgtgctcctccACAAGCTCATCAGGAGCTACATCGCGCCGCCCTCACGCAGCACAAAGCCACCGGCGCTCCGCCTCCCCCCGGGGCCATGGCAGCTGCCGCTCATCGGCAGcctgcaccacctcctcctctcgcgCTTCCGCGACCTCCCTCACCGGGCCCTGCTCGAGATGTCCGGCACGTTCGGCCCGCTCATGCTGCTCCGCTTCGGCGCCGTGCCCACGCTGGTGGTCTCCTCCGCCGAGGCCGCCAGGGAGGTGATGAAGACCCACGACCTCGCCTTCTGCAGCCGCCACCTGAGCGCCACCATCGGCATCATCAGCTGCGGCGGCAAGGACATCATCTTCTCCAACTACAACGAGCGCTGGCGCGAGCTCCGCAAGCTGTGCATGCTCGAGCTCTTCAGCCAGCGCCGCGTGCTCTCCTTCCGCCCcgtccgggaggaggaggtggcgaacCTCCTCCGCTCCGTCTCCGGCgagtgcggcggcggccccgtcAATCTCAGCGAAGGGATCTGCCACTCGATCAACGACATCGCCGTGCGCACGGCCATCGGCAACCGGTGCAAGTACCAGGACGAGTACCTGCACGAGCTCGATGAGGCCGTGCGGCTCACCGGCGGGTTCAACCTTGCCGACCTGTACCCGTCGTCGCGGCTGGTGCGCCGGTTCAGCGCCGCCGCGAGGGACATGGAGAGGTGCCAGAAGAACATGTACCGTATCATTGAGTGCATCATCCAGGAGCGCAAGGGCTCGTCGACGCCGGAGCGAGAGGATGACCTTCTTGGTGTCCTCTTGAGGCTGCAGAGGGAAGGTGGCCTGCAGTTCGATCTCACCAACGAGATAGTCAGCACCGTCATTTTC GACATATTTTCTGCCGGGAGTGAGACGTCATCAACCGTGCTGGTATGGGCAATGGCCGAGCTTGTTAAGAACCCGCGAGTCATGCACAAGGCCCAGGCAGAGTTGAGGGAGACCTTCAAAGGACAGGACAAGTTAACTGAAGGTGACATGGTCAAGTTAAGGTACCTGCATCTGGTGATCAAGGAGACCTTAAGGCTCCATGCTCCGGTGCCACTCTTGCTGCCCCGAGAGTGCCGCCAGACATGTCAGGTCATGGGCTACGATATCCCAAAAGGAACCAAGGTGTTTGTGAACGTCTGGGCGATAGCAAGGGACAGCAAGCTCTGGCAGGACGGAGATGAATTCAGGCCGGAAAGATTTGATGGTAGCAGCATCGACTTCAAGGGCACCCACTTTGAGTACACCCCGTTTGGGGCAGGCAGGAGGATATGCCCTGGCATCACACTCGGACTCGCCAACACGGAGCTCTTGCTCGCTAGTCTTCTTTATCATTTTGATTGGGAGCTGCCTGATGGTGTGAAGATGGAAGAACTTGACATGGCAGAGGCGTTTGGTATAACGTTAAGAAAGAAGTCGAGGCTCTGGCTGAAGGCTAAGCCTCACATTAATGTTATATCAAATTAA